A genome region from Taeniopygia guttata chromosome 5, bTaeGut7.mat, whole genome shotgun sequence includes the following:
- the LOC140684221 gene encoding serine/threonine-protein kinase pim-1-like: MARLENALSALQPLLGSPCAQPRAAAPAVGRSRAQPTPPGTAPVPPCPAAPGLPQPPVRAAPARLCRSPARRLQGGGRCPARSRKRVRARRPAGPGPLHSRALAGGAGPGRKADGSLLAAGQREQRQELYLWGPQLGSGGFGTVFSGIRLSDGSPVALKRVARESVLQWDELPDGTRVPMEVALMEKVGSGCHNIIQLLDWFELPDSFVLVLERPQASQDLLQFLQEQGCLCEEQARWLFCQVLEAVRHCTACGVLHRDIKPENLLVDPESGDLKLIDFGCGTFLQERAFSGFAGTHAYSPPEWIWLGYYHGHAATIWSLGVLLYVMVCGSLPFQDDPDIVLGKVFFQRQVSPELQHLIRWCLAKQPADRPELEEVSCHPWVRGRRF, from the exons atggcCCGGCTTGAAAacgccctgtctgctttgcagccgctcctgggatccccctgtgcccagcctcgggctgcagccccggccgtcggcaggagcagagcccagcccacgccgccggggacagcgccggtgccgccctgccccgctgccccggggctgccgcagccgcctgtgcgcgctgccccggcccggctctgccgctcgccagcccggcggctgcagggcggcggccgctgcccggcgcgcagcaggaagcgggtgagagcgcggcggcccgcggggcccggcccgctccactcgcgggcacttgcgggAGGGGCGGgtcctgggcgcaaggctgatggctcgctcttggccgcagggcaaAGGGAGCAGCGGCAGGAGCTGTACCTGtggggcccgcagctgggcagcggcggcttcggcaccgtcttctcgggcatccgcctctcggacggcagcccg gtggccctcaaacgcgtggcccgggagagcgtcctgcagtgggacgagctg cccgacggcacccgcgtgcccatggaggtggcgctcatggagaaggtgggctctggctgccacaacatcatccagctcctcgactggtttgagctgcccgacagcttcgtgctggtgctggagcgtccgcaggcatcgcaggatctcctgcagttcctgcaggagcaggggtgcctgtgcgaggagcaggcgcgctggcttttctgccaggtgctggaggccgtgcggcactgcaccgcctgcggcgtcctgcaccgggacatcaagccagagaacctcctcgtggacccggagagcggcgacctgaagctcatcgacttcggttgtggcaccttcctccaggagcgggccttctcgggctttgccg gaacgcacgcgtacagcccgcccgagtggatctggctgggttactaccacggccacgcggccaccatctggtccctgggcgtgctgctgtacgtcatggtctgcggcagcctccccttccaggacgaccctgacattgtgctggggaaggtcttcttccagcggcaggtctctccag agctccagcacctgatccgatggtgtttggccaagcagcctgcggacaggccggagctggaggaggtctcatgccacccttgggtgcggggccggcgtttttga